In Verrucomicrobiota bacterium, the genomic stretch CTTGGGCCACCGCTCCCCAGACGATGCCTCCGGTCGCCATGGCCCCCTGGGATAACATGAGCACCGCAGCATTCAGGCGTCCCCGAGCCCACGGGGCAATCGCCCGTTGGGCCGCCAGCCACAACTCGGAAGCCGCAAGGGTCCAGGCGGCGCCGGCCATCGCCGCTACCAGCAAACAAGACGGGTTATGCTGGATAAGCGCCAGCCAAATGTAGACGGCCGCCAGGAACGCGCTGCCTGCGGACGTCAGGCGGTTAGTCGAGAAGTGGCGCCGCGCCCAGGTGTGCAGCACGAGACCGCCCAGGACCGAGCCGGCACCCATGCAGGTGAACAGCAGCCCCAGCATTGCCGGCTGAAGCCGAAGCTCCTTAAGAGCGATAACGGGCATTAAGGCCGGGATGGCGGACACAAACAGCGCAAAGAGAAAGTTGCGAGCCAGCACAGCACGCACTTCTGCTGAGTCCCAAGCATAACGGAACGCTTCGCCCAGGGAACGCCGCAGGTCGCCTGCGCCGGAGGGGGGCATGGCCGGCTCTTGGCGGTGACGGCCATGGCTCAGGGCGGCCACTACCCCCAGGAAGCCGAACGCGTTCAGGCCGAAGACAATCGGGGGACCACTCGTCGCCAGCAATAAGCCGCCCACAGCCGGGCCGGCGATGCCGGAAAGGCTCATCTGTAGCGAGCCGAGAGTGACCGTGGACGGCAATTCCTCCGCAGGAACCACATCCGGGATCAGTGCGGTCCAGACCGGTGCGCTGAAGGCAAAGCCGACGCCTGAGGCGAGGGAACCTACCAGGAGCACCGCCGGGGAGAGCGCACCACGGAAGCCCAGAAAAGCGAGCGCACCGGCAACAACCGCCTGCCAAATGCTGATCGCCCGCAGCAAGAGGCGGCGGTCAACTGCATCGGCCAAGCATCCGGCCGGTAAGGTAAAAAGCAGGAAAGGCAGTGACGCGGTACTGGATAACAGCGAAAGGGCAAAGGCCGACGCTGAGAGGTGGTTAAGCGCCCAGCGCGACGCCGTCTGGTCGGCCGCGACGGCCGTGCCGCTGGCCAGGGCGGCCGTCCACAGGCGGAAAAAGGAACCATTGGCCAAGGCTGAAAAGCTGGATGGATTTCGTAGTTTTTGCATAGGCGACACAAAAGGGCAGCGTGGGATTCTACTCCGCGTTTCCAGGTAGATGGGGCGTATCCAGCTGATGTGAAAGCATAATCGTTACCGGCGGATCAGTTAGTGAATTAGTCAGTGAGTTAGTTCTTTTGTCATCAGGCAAACGGGGCCACGGCGGGACTTTCCGGTGGGTGATACCAGCCATCATCGGCTGGATCGGGGCTCTGGCGGCTGGAAGCGGCAGGAGCCGAAAAATGCACGTTGGCACCTCCGGTTGAAGAACACCCGGTGACAAACGCGACCGTTAAGGTGACGATGGTCAAAATCAGCGCCGGCCGGCCGCTACATTTTGAGGATCGTTCGGGCCATCTGGCGTGCGGGATGCCCTGCTCGCTTTTCATATAGGAGTTTATCTTCATACGAGTTCCGGTGATGCTTCTGCCGTTCCGTACGGGTCAGGGACTCTTTTTATTCCCGAGACCGCATTAATCCCGGCAACGGCGAAACCTCCTTGCTCAAAAAGCACGGGCGAGCTTAAGTGTGCGCGACTCAGCCGCTTGCGCCCGTATGCAACCGATCTCTCTCGTCGATGCTCCGATTTTGCTCACCGCAGGCTTTCTGGCGGGCATTATGAATGCAGTGGCGGGCGGCGGCACCTTTCTGACGTTTCCGGCCCTGGTGTTCACCGGGCTTCCGTCGGTGGCGGCCAATCAGACCAGCACCGTTGCCGTATTTCCCGGCCAGCTGGCCAGCGTCTGGGCTTACCGGAAGATCATGGCGGCCGAAAAGCGAACCGTTCTGGTGCTGGGCCTGACGAGCCTTTTTGGCGGCGGCCTGGGCGCGATCCTTTTACTGCGCATTTCCAGCACGGCGTTTGACCGGCTGGTGCCCTGGCTGCTGCTTCTTGCGACCCTGTTGTTCGCGTACGGCAGAAACCTCCGCGAACATCTGGGGTGGCGGCTGGTGGAGATCTCCGGCGGTGAGATCGGCTGGACCCCCTTGCTCAAAGCGGCCGCCCTTCAGTTCGTGATCAGCGTGTACGGGGGTTTTTACGGCGCAGGGGCGGGCATTCTGGAGCTGGCGATCCTCGACCTGCTTGGCTTGGACAACATTCACCTGGCGAACGCGCTCAAGGTGATCCTGACCACTGCGTTTAACGTGCTGGCATTGGTAATTTTTATCACGGTGGGTAAAATTTTCTGGCCTCAAGGCTTGTTGATGGGCTTGGCAACAATCGGGGGCGGCTACGGCGGCGCCTGGGTTGCGCAGAAACTCCCTCAGACCTGGGTGCGCCGTTTCGTGACGGTCGTTGGGGCTTTGATGACGGTGTATTTTTTCGCCCGGCTGTATTGAACGAAGGCAATGAATTTTAACACCGGCCCGCGCTCCTTGCGAGCCGGTGTAAACGTGCACCCCGAGAATTCGCCGCATCGCGCTGCTCCGGCGGTCGACTGCAAACCACAGGGGGGTGGGTGATGCTTGCGCGTTACGCGAATCCTCGACCGGCGAAGCGGCGGGCCACGGGGGGCTCCCTTCGTCCCCGGTTGCAGGTGCCGGCTTTACCAGCGCGCATCAGGCTCCCGGCGCATCGGGCGATCAGTCACGCCATTGCCCAAACCGCCCCTCACTGATGAACGATCAGAAGAGAACATCATGAACTTAAAAGGTAAAGTCGCCATCGTCACCGGGGGGAACAGTGGGATCGGTTTGGCTATCGTGCTGGAACTGGCCAAACAGGACGCAAACATCGTCATCGACTACGTCTCTCATCCCGAGGCTACTGAAGATCTGGAAAAGCAAGTTGCCGCCCTCGGGGATCAGGCCATCGGCGTCAAAGCCGACGTGAGCAAGGTCGATGAGTTGCAAAATCTGATCGACACCGCCGTCCAGCGTTTCGGCCGTCTTGACATCATGGTCAACAATGCCGGCATCGAGACGCGCACATCCATCGTCGACACGACCGAAGAGCAATACGATAAGGTGCTCGCGGTTAACCTCAAGAGCGCATTCTTCGGCACTCAAATCGCCGCGAGACAAATGATCAAGCAAGGGGGCGGCGGCCGCATCATCAACATCAGCTCGGTGCATGAGGATTGGCCCATGCCGGGGAACACCCCGTATTGTTTATCCAAGGGCGGCGTCCGCATGCTCACGCGCACGGCCGGG encodes the following:
- a CDS encoding MFS transporter, yielding MQKLRNPSSFSALANGSFFRLWTAALASGTAVAADQTASRWALNHLSASAFALSLLSSTASLPFLLFTLPAGCLADAVDRRLLLRAISIWQAVVAGALAFLGFRGALSPAVLLVGSLASGVGFAFSAPVWTALIPDVVPAEELPSTVTLGSLQMSLSGIAGPAVGGLLLATSGPPIVFGLNAFGFLGVVAALSHGRHRQEPAMPPSGAGDLRRSLGEAFRYAWDSAEVRAVLARNFLFALFVSAIPALMPVIALKELRLQPAMLGLLFTCMGAGSVLGGLVLHTWARRHFSTNRLTSAGSAFLAAVYIWLALIQHNPSCLLVAAMAGAAWTLAASELWLAAQRAIAPWARGRLNAAVLMLSQGAMATGGIVWGAVAQGFGTRLTLLIIGGLFVASLALARRWSLDPSNLSLSPIPPQTHSAPDAYGATVR
- a CDS encoding sulfite exporter TauE/SafE family protein, with the translated sequence MQPISLVDAPILLTAGFLAGIMNAVAGGGTFLTFPALVFTGLPSVAANQTSTVAVFPGQLASVWAYRKIMAAEKRTVLVLGLTSLFGGGLGAILLLRISSTAFDRLVPWLLLLATLLFAYGRNLREHLGWRLVEISGGEIGWTPLLKAAALQFVISVYGGFYGAGAGILELAILDLLGLDNIHLANALKVILTTAFNVLALVIFITVGKIFWPQGLLMGLATIGGGYGGAWVAQKLPQTWVRRFVTVVGALMTVYFFARLY
- a CDS encoding glucose 1-dehydrogenase, whose product is MNLKGKVAIVTGGNSGIGLAIVLELAKQDANIVIDYVSHPEATEDLEKQVAALGDQAIGVKADVSKVDELQNLIDTAVQRFGRLDIMVNNAGIETRTSIVDTTEEQYDKVLAVNLKSAFFGTQIAARQMIKQGGGGRIINISSVHEDWPMPGNTPYCLSKGGVRMLTRTAGVELAPHNILVTGVGPGAVATPINLSTMKDPELMKKLNAAIPLGRMATPEEIGSVVAFLAGDGARYITATTIFADGGIMQSSPGL